The Arachis ipaensis cultivar K30076 chromosome B07, Araip1.1, whole genome shotgun sequence genome includes a window with the following:
- the LOC107607308 gene encoding long chain acyl-CoA synthetase 9, chloroplastic yields MHLQGCFRRNVTVVTIYASLGEEALCHSLNETEVTTVICAQKELKTLVRISGQLDSVKRVICMDDDIPSEASSVEHGWIVTSFANVEKLGRENPVDADLPHPADVAVIMYTSGSTGLPKGVMMTHANVLATVSAVMTIVPDLGRNDTYLAYLPMAHILELAAENLIAACGSAIGYGSPLTLTDTSNKIKKGTKGDATVLKPSLMAAVPAILDRVRDGVFKKVNATGGLSKKLFNLAYARRLQAVNGSWLGAWGLEKALWDFLVFRKVRAILGGRIRFILSGGAPLSGDTQRFINICLGAPIGQGYGLTETCAGGTFSDVDDTSVGRVGPPLPCSFIKLIDWPEGGYLTKDSPMPRGEIVIGGPNISLLIFLGHIFRLHELTSVSFMLKVDEKGMRWFYTGDIGRFHSDGCLEIIDRKKDIVKLQHGEYVSLGKVEAALSVSPFVDNIMLHADPIYNYCVALVVVSPSTLEDWASSKGIAYSKLSELCKREDTMKEVHASLVKEGKKARLEKFEIPAKIELLPEPWTPESGLVTAALKLKREAIRKAFHEELLKLYA; encoded by the exons ATGCACCTTCAGGGTTGCTTCCGGCGAAATGTGACAGTTGTGACTATTTATGCATCATTGGGGGAGGAAGCGTTATGTCACTCACTCAATgag ACAGAGGTTACAACAGTGATATGTGCCCAAAAAGAACTGAAGACACTTGTACGTATTAGTGGACAACTTGATTCAGTGAAACGTGTGATATGCATGGATGATGATATCCCATCTGAAGCCTCATCTGTTGAGCATGGCTGGATCGTAACTTCTTTTGCTAATGTAGAGAAGCTTGGTAGAGAAAACCCTGTTGATGCTGATTTACCTCATCCCGCTGATGTTGCCGTTATAATGTACACAAGTGGAAGTACAGGTTTACCTAAG GGTGTGATGATGACACATGCCAATGTCTTAGCAACTGTCTCTGCTGTGATGACAATTGTTCCTGACCTTGGGAGAAATGACACATATCTAGCATACTTACCAATGGCCCATATCCTTGAATTAGCAGCTGAG AATTTGATTGCAGCTTGTGGAAGTGCAATAGGATATGGATCTCCTCTGACCTTAACAGATACATCAAACAAGATTAAGAAAGGAACAAAGGGGGATGCTACAGTGTTGAAGCCATCATTAATGGCAGCAGTACCAGCAATCCTTGATCGAGTGCGTGATGGAGTGTTCAAGAAG GTAAATGCAACTGGAGGGTTGTCAAAGAAGTTGTTCAACTTAGCCTATGCTCGCAGGTTGCAAGCAGTTAATGGTAGCTGGCTTGGAGCTTGGGGCTTGGAGAAGGCACTTTGGGACTTTCTTGTGTTTAGAAAGGTCCGGGCAATTCTAGGGGGTCGTATCCGTTTTATATTGTCTGGTGGTGCTCCTCTTTCTGGTGATACACAGAGATTCATCAATATTTGTCTTGG TGCTCCAATAGGTCAAGGATATGGTCTGACAGAGACTTGTGCTGGTGGGACATTCTCTGATGTTGATGATACATCTGTTGGTCGTGTTGGACCACCTCTTCCATGCTCATTTATTAAG CTAATTGATTGGCCTGAAGGTGGGTATCTAACAAAAGACTCACCCATGCCCCGGGGTGAAATTGTAATTGGTGGTCCAAACATATCGCTTCTTATTTTCCTAGGG CATATATTTAGACTGCATGAATTAACTTCTGTATCATTCATgttaaaggttgatgaaaaaggaATGAGGTGGTTCTACACTGGTGATATAGGGAGATTTCATTCAGACGGTTGCCTCGAAATCATTGATCGCAAAAAGGATATTGTTAAATTGCAGCATGGAGAGTATGTCTCCTTGGGAAAG GTTGAGGCAGCTCTTAGTGTTAGCCCTTTTGTGGACAATATTATGTTGCATGCTGATCCTATCTACAATTACTGTGTGGCACTCGTCGTAGTTTCTCCATCTACTTTGGAAGATTGGGCCTCAAGTAAAGGCATAGCTTATTCAAAACTTTCAGAACTATGCAAGAGAGAAGACACTATGAAGGAGGTGCATGCGTCACTTGTAAAG GAAGGAAAGAAGGCTCGTTTGGAGAAATTTGAGATCCCTGCAAAAATTGAATTGCTTCCTGAACCATGGACTCCAGAGTCTGGTCTAGTCACTGCTGCGCTCAAGCTCAAAAGAGAAGCAATCAGAAAGGCTTTCCATGAAGAGCTTTTGAAATTATATGCTTAA